A genomic stretch from Natronincola ferrireducens includes:
- a CDS encoding PAS domain S-box protein yields MDKNTKSYMKLFDDALIGTFCSTLDGKFLYVNKAFSNILKYDSPEDVIHSVKNIEGEIYAKNTHWQLLEEIEGDGKLSNYQVQCYCKDRSIITVLLNIHIKKDKQENTLYLEGFIHDITPLKEKEEQLKKNEQMLQELNDELESALQQLSASEEELCDNYNRLKEKEADLVYQKNSFECLFNNSLDAIIHFDENKYIINVNQQFIELFGYTLQELKGKYINDIIDPFSQVEYYLTYANLEKGDCKFRDTLRYDKHGNPIKVFVKGVPIVINNKVVGGYAIYTDARPIKEAEEQIKKQQQRLEFHFNYSPDAIVYLDMNHNIQEINKKFTDLFGYSASECIGKNIQNLIIGEEYLEESQLINDLIHKKQTVEIDTFRRRKDGIFIDVCVRGGPTIVDGQITGYHVIYTDIRTRKEAEERIKYLSYHDNLTGLYNRAFFEEELKRLDTQRQMPLAVIIGDVNGLKLTNDVFGHLQGDKLLVKTAEILKEACRREDIVCRWGGDEFAILLTQTDKETARVICHRIYSLCKQSDTEPINISISLGYAVKYRSDQFMTDIIKEAEEQMYRNKLLENKSTRSSIILSLQKSLYEGNYETEEHVERMKLLSIKLGKSLNLDNDKISELGLLAILHDIGKIAISDTILLKPGKLTPEEWEEVKRHCEIGYRIAQTSPELTHIAKYILFHHERWDGKGYPRGLKGDEIPLLCRIIAVIDAYDVMTHCSIYKESLSHKEALDEILRCSGSQFDPEIVTKFIGIF; encoded by the coding sequence ATGGATAAAAATACTAAGTCCTATATGAAGCTATTTGATGATGCACTAATTGGAACTTTTTGCAGTACCCTTGATGGAAAATTTTTGTATGTAAATAAAGCCTTTTCCAACATATTAAAATATGATTCTCCAGAGGATGTCATCCACTCTGTTAAAAATATCGAAGGTGAAATTTATGCAAAAAACACCCACTGGCAATTACTTGAGGAAATTGAAGGGGATGGAAAGCTTTCTAATTATCAAGTGCAATGCTATTGTAAGGACAGGAGTATAATAACTGTCCTTTTAAATATACATATAAAAAAGGATAAACAAGAAAATACCCTCTATCTTGAGGGGTTTATCCATGATATTACCCCTTTAAAGGAAAAAGAAGAACAACTGAAAAAAAATGAACAGATGCTACAGGAATTAAATGATGAGTTAGAATCCGCCCTACAGCAATTAAGTGCAAGTGAAGAAGAGTTATGTGATAATTATAATCGCTTAAAGGAGAAGGAAGCTGATTTGGTCTATCAAAAAAACTCCTTTGAATGCCTTTTTAATAATTCTCTGGATGCTATCATTCATTTTGATGAAAATAAATATATTATAAATGTTAATCAACAATTTATTGAGTTGTTTGGCTATACCCTCCAAGAACTCAAGGGAAAATATATAAATGATATTATTGATCCCTTTAGTCAAGTAGAATATTATCTTACTTACGCTAATTTAGAGAAAGGTGATTGCAAGTTTAGAGATACTCTACGATATGATAAGCATGGCAATCCCATTAAGGTCTTTGTTAAAGGGGTACCCATTGTTATAAATAACAAAGTGGTAGGAGGCTACGCCATCTATACCGATGCCAGACCTATAAAAGAAGCAGAAGAACAAATTAAAAAACAGCAACAAAGATTGGAATTTCATTTTAATTATTCTCCAGATGCTATTGTCTACCTTGATATGAACCACAATATTCAAGAAATTAATAAAAAGTTTACAGATCTATTTGGATATTCAGCAAGTGAGTGTATAGGAAAAAACATTCAAAACCTAATTATAGGTGAAGAATATCTTGAAGAAAGTCAATTAATTAATGATTTGATCCACAAAAAACAAACAGTGGAAATAGATACTTTCAGAAGAAGGAAAGATGGTATCTTTATTGATGTTTGTGTTCGAGGGGGCCCAACAATTGTTGACGGACAAATTACTGGCTATCACGTTATTTATACGGATATTAGAACCCGAAAAGAAGCAGAAGAGAGAATAAAATATTTAAGCTATCATGATAATCTTACGGGATTGTATAACCGAGCTTTTTTTGAAGAAGAATTAAAACGTCTAGATACCCAAAGACAGATGCCTCTAGCTGTTATTATTGGTGATGTAAATGGTCTAAAACTGACAAATGATGTTTTCGGTCATCTACAAGGAGATAAGCTTTTGGTCAAAACCGCAGAAATTCTAAAAGAGGCTTGTCGTAGGGAGGATATCGTATGTAGATGGGGTGGAGATGAGTTTGCTATTCTACTAACCCAAACAGATAAGGAAACTGCTAGAGTTATTTGTCATAGAATTTATAGTTTATGTAAACAATCGGATACTGAACCAATAAATATCAGTATTTCACTAGGCTATGCTGTGAAATACAGGTCAGACCAATTTATGACAGATATAATTAAAGAAGCTGAAGAACAAATGTATAGAAATAAGTTACTTGAAAATAAAAGCACTAGAAGTAGTATTATACTTTCTCTACAAAAATCATTGTATGAAGGAAATTATGAAACAGAAGAACATGTGGAACGTATGAAGCTATTAAGTATAAAATTAGGTAAAAGCTTAAATCTCGATAATGATAAAATTAGCGAATTAGGTTTGCTGGCCATATTACATGATATTGGTAAAATAGCTATATCTGATACAATTCTTTTAAAACCTGGGAAACTGACACCAGAGGAATGGGAAGAAGTAAAGAGACATTGTGAAATTGGTTATAGAATTGCTCAAACATCCCCAGAATTAACTCATATCGCTAAGTACATTTTATTTCATCATGAAAGATGGGATGGTAAAGGGTATCCTCGAGGATTGAAGGGTGATGAAATTCCATTATTATGTCGAATTATTGCAGTCATTGATGCCTATGATGTAATGACTCATTGCAGCATTTATAAAGAATCCCTTTCCCACAAGGAGGCTTTAGATGAGATACTAAGATGCTCAGGTAGTCAGTTTGACCCTGAAATTGTCACCAAATTTATAGGAATCTTCTAG
- a CDS encoding methyl-accepting chemotaxis protein has translation MLKGFGKKPCRETEEIIKYVEKAMNGQSAEEPNVKYPIHVTFLNYFKKLFSNEKQMAKAANNVLEVSTLLSSFDVNMAHISRKLIGFAKEMAILSESNLAIVQQTTASMNEVGSTVSMTSETLNQLSDSSRNLVESNYTSLEEIKEVNELKENVIKDARIMNEKIEQLVDMANKVNDIVKGVGAIAEQTNLLALNASIEAARAGEHGRGFAVVAEEIRKLADDTKTQLSGMTSFVENIQVAAKEGKQSMINAIDSTENMSHKIDGITKTTEKNVDMLQATINDVKTINESMIGIRKATEEINLAMDSSSQDAEKLSEMTLIIQQDASASAKYAKEISTIDDTLSATVKEMMGALQGSSNAISNEEFLHKLNNGKTSHLEWMKTLKTIAEEMRTYPIQINGSKCAFGHFYDAIKVTHPSILKEWQRIDGVHKKLHQLGEELLKAVEDKNRNQVEQLYHGAEKCSQEVFKYLDRIIEVVEEETKKGIHLFRKSEGTDSHYGCDENHHNCNH, from the coding sequence ATGTTAAAAGGATTTGGCAAAAAACCCTGTAGGGAAACTGAAGAGATTATAAAATACGTAGAAAAAGCAATGAATGGTCAATCAGCTGAAGAACCTAATGTTAAATATCCTATCCATGTTACTTTTTTAAATTATTTCAAAAAATTATTTTCTAACGAAAAACAGATGGCAAAGGCCGCCAACAACGTTTTGGAAGTATCAACCCTTCTAAGCAGCTTTGATGTTAATATGGCTCACATTTCAAGGAAACTTATCGGTTTTGCTAAGGAAATGGCAATTCTTAGTGAATCAAATTTAGCCATAGTACAACAGACCACCGCCAGTATGAATGAAGTAGGAAGTACAGTAAGTATGACCTCAGAAACATTAAACCAGCTATCGGATTCCTCAAGAAATTTAGTAGAAAGTAACTATACAAGCTTAGAAGAAATAAAAGAAGTCAACGAATTAAAGGAAAATGTTATAAAAGATGCGAGAATTATGAATGAAAAGATAGAACAATTGGTGGATATGGCTAATAAAGTAAATGACATTGTAAAGGGAGTGGGAGCCATTGCTGAACAAACAAATCTTCTAGCCCTTAATGCTTCTATTGAAGCAGCTAGGGCTGGTGAGCATGGTAGAGGATTTGCAGTTGTAGCAGAAGAGATTAGAAAGCTGGCAGATGATACGAAAACACAGCTCTCGGGCATGACATCTTTTGTGGAAAATATTCAAGTTGCTGCAAAAGAAGGAAAGCAAAGTATGATAAATGCTATTGATTCTACTGAAAATATGAGTCATAAGATCGATGGTATCACAAAAACTACAGAAAAAAATGTAGACATGCTTCAAGCTACAATTAATGATGTAAAAACTATAAATGAATCTATGATTGGTATACGAAAGGCCACAGAAGAAATAAATTTAGCTATGGATTCATCCAGTCAGGATGCAGAAAAACTTAGTGAGATGACTTTGATTATTCAACAGGATGCTTCAGCAAGTGCTAAGTATGCTAAGGAAATATCTACAATTGATGATACCCTCTCAGCCACAGTAAAAGAAATGATGGGTGCCCTACAGGGAAGTAGCAATGCAATTAGTAATGAAGAATTTTTGCATAAGCTTAATAATGGAAAAACAAGTCACTTGGAGTGGATGAAAACCCTAAAAACCATTGCTGAAGAGATGAGAACCTATCCTATACAGATTAACGGTTCAAAGTGTGCCTTTGGACATTTTTATGACGCCATAAAGGTAACACATCCATCTATACTAAAGGAGTGGCAAAGAATTGACGGAGTCCATAAAAAACTCCATCAATTAGGGGAAGAGCTTCTTAAGGCTGTTGAAGATAAGAATAGAAACCAAGTTGAACAATTGTATCATGGAGCAGAAAAGTGTTCCCAAGAGGTTTTCAAGTATCTTGATAGGATAATAGAAGTAGTAGAAGAAGAAACAAAAAAAGGGATTCATCTTTTTAGAAAATCAGAAGGTACTGATTCTCATTATGGCTGTGACGAAAATCATCACAACTGTAACCATTAA
- a CDS encoding helix-turn-helix domain-containing protein, producing MSRVGKAIQQQRMKKGITPKQLGKKCGVSEAFILDIEGGKKIINEKLLAQISKVLGGNLEENMVLEAPPQEKKEQETLEKKPQKFMETTSSKRREVEPLAQWGEALSNIIKQIPIYDMAMVDRKGYKSFPIIDKKVEGFHPDKLIYIQLEDDTLSEYRMKKGDRCLIYLNHEPMNGTFQLVEYDKKTYLRKVKRVEGNKIKLIKGTADSQAVIKEMKDIKILGKLIRVEIDF from the coding sequence ATGAGTCGAGTAGGAAAAGCTATTCAACAACAAAGAATGAAAAAAGGAATAACCCCTAAACAACTGGGAAAAAAATGTGGTGTATCTGAAGCTTTTATTTTAGATATTGAGGGTGGCAAAAAAATTATCAATGAAAAGCTTTTAGCACAAATCTCTAAGGTTTTAGGTGGAAATTTAGAGGAAAATATGGTGCTAGAAGCACCTCCTCAAGAAAAGAAAGAACAGGAAACACTAGAAAAAAAGCCCCAGAAGTTTATGGAAACTACTTCCTCCAAAAGAAGGGAGGTAGAACCCTTAGCCCAATGGGGAGAAGCATTGTCTAATATTATCAAACAGATCCCTATTTATGATATGGCAATGGTTGATAGAAAGGGATATAAAAGCTTTCCCATTATTGATAAGAAGGTGGAGGGCTTCCATCCAGATAAGTTAATCTATATCCAATTAGAGGATGATACCCTTTCTGAATATAGAATGAAAAAGGGGGACAGATGTCTAATCTACTTAAACCACGAGCCGATGAATGGTACCTTTCAATTGGTGGAATATGATAAAAAGACTTATTTAAGAAAAGTAAAAAGAGTAGAAGGCAATAAGATTAAATTGATTAAAGGAACAGCAGATAGCCAAGCAGTTATTAAAGAAATGAAGGACATTAAAATATTAGGTAAATTGATTCGGGTAGAAATTGATTTTTAA
- the trmB gene encoding tRNA (guanosine(46)-N7)-methyltransferase TrmB translates to MRRRKKPGAKEKLLSHEVYLCNQPEEYKGQWEHYFIEKKNIHVELGTGRGQFITTLAEMNPDIHYIGIEIKEEVLLKAVEKAEAKNLKNIVFLWYDINKIDDIFDEGELSRIYINFCDPWPKKRWEKRRLTHRNFLEKYRSILTRDGEIHFKTDNEKLFEFSLNQFSNSDLLLRNISFDLHHSETKDSVTTEYEDKFSAMGMKIYRCEALKRI, encoded by the coding sequence ATGAGAAGAAGAAAAAAACCAGGAGCTAAGGAAAAATTACTAAGTCATGAGGTTTATTTATGTAACCAGCCTGAAGAATATAAAGGCCAATGGGAGCATTATTTTATTGAGAAAAAAAATATCCATGTAGAATTAGGAACAGGTAGGGGCCAGTTTATTACGACCCTGGCTGAGATGAATCCTGATATCCATTACATAGGTATTGAGATAAAAGAGGAAGTCCTTTTAAAGGCTGTAGAAAAGGCGGAAGCTAAAAATTTAAAAAATATTGTATTTCTTTGGTATGACATTAACAAAATAGATGATATTTTTGACGAGGGTGAACTAAGCAGAATCTATATTAATTTTTGTGATCCTTGGCCTAAGAAGCGGTGGGAGAAACGAAGGCTTACCCATAGAAATTTTTTAGAAAAATATAGGTCTATTCTTACAAGGGATGGAGAGATTCATTTTAAAACCGATAATGAAAAACTTTTTGAATTCTCTTTAAATCAATTTTCTAATAGTGATCTTCTCTTAAGGAATATTAGCTTTGACCTTCATCATAGTGAAACAAAGGATTCTGTTACTACAGAATACGAAGATAAATTTTCTGCCATGGGAATGAAAATCTATCGATGTGAGGCATTAAAACGAATTTAA
- a CDS encoding YgiQ family radical SAM protein, which produces MIKFLPINKKDMKERGWEELDFVLISGDAYVDHPSFGAAVIGRVLENRGYRVGIIAQPSWKSVEDFKALGKPKLGFLVTAGNIDSMVNHYTVGKKKRTDDLYSPGGKGGYRPDRASIVYSHRIKEAYRDVPIILGGIEASLRRFGHYDYWTDKVRKSILLDAKADLIVYGMGERQIVEIAEALESGIPVEEVTFIKGTVYKTKDKQRPYKPVILPHYDEIIKSKKKFIESFMLQYNNMDAIVGKPLVEPYDSFYVVQNPPHEPMEQGELDNIYSLPYMRTYHPIYEKKGGIPAIKEVKFSLVSNRGCFGSCNFCALTFHQGRVVQSRSHDSILAEAKKLVAEPDFKGYIHDVGGPTANFRHRACEKQEKHGVCINKQCLFPNPCKQLKIDHRDYLKLLRDLRKLPKVKKVFIRSGLRYDYLIHDKNDEFFKELCKHHISGQLKVAPEHISSGVLEKMGKPTKEVYDRFVKKYHKINEDLGMKQFLIPYLMSSHPGSTLKEAVELAEYLRDLGHMPEQVQDFYPTPGTLSTCMYYTELDPRTMKKVYVPKSAREKAMQRALIQYRKPQNYQLVYEALVKAGRTDLIGFGKNCLIRPRQEVDPYKSNQSKENSRGTYQAKNNKRLDKKTKTRGRKK; this is translated from the coding sequence ATGATAAAGTTTTTACCCATAAATAAAAAGGATATGAAGGAAAGAGGGTGGGAGGAACTAGATTTTGTCCTGATTTCTGGAGATGCCTACGTAGATCACCCATCCTTTGGAGCAGCAGTCATAGGAAGGGTTTTAGAAAATAGAGGCTATAGGGTGGGTATCATAGCCCAACCCTCATGGAAGAGTGTCGAGGATTTTAAGGCTCTTGGCAAGCCAAAGCTGGGCTTTTTAGTTACTGCTGGGAACATAGACTCCATGGTAAATCACTATACAGTAGGGAAGAAGAAGAGAACTGACGACCTTTATTCCCCAGGAGGGAAAGGGGGGTATAGACCCGATAGGGCGTCTATTGTATATTCCCATAGAATTAAAGAGGCCTATAGGGATGTTCCTATAATTTTAGGAGGAATAGAGGCTAGCCTAAGGAGATTTGGCCACTATGATTATTGGACAGATAAGGTAAGAAAATCCATACTTTTAGATGCTAAAGCTGATTTAATCGTTTATGGGATGGGAGAACGTCAAATAGTAGAAATAGCAGAGGCTTTAGAAAGTGGTATCCCGGTAGAAGAAGTAACCTTTATAAAAGGAACTGTATATAAAACCAAGGATAAGCAAAGACCCTATAAGCCAGTGATTTTACCCCATTATGATGAAATAATCAAGTCTAAGAAAAAGTTTATAGAAAGCTTTATGCTACAATATAACAACATGGATGCTATAGTAGGAAAGCCTTTGGTGGAGCCCTATGATAGTTTTTATGTCGTACAAAATCCTCCCCATGAACCTATGGAACAAGGGGAACTAGATAATATCTATTCCTTACCCTATATGAGGACCTATCATCCTATATATGAGAAAAAAGGCGGAATACCGGCTATAAAAGAAGTAAAGTTTAGCCTAGTCAGTAATAGGGGCTGTTTTGGAAGCTGTAACTTCTGTGCCCTTACCTTTCATCAAGGAAGGGTAGTACAATCGAGAAGTCATGACTCAATACTAGCTGAAGCAAAAAAACTTGTAGCTGAGCCTGACTTTAAAGGATATATCCATGATGTAGGAGGTCCCACCGCCAATTTTCGTCATAGGGCCTGTGAAAAACAAGAAAAACATGGAGTTTGCATAAATAAACAATGCTTGTTTCCTAATCCATGTAAACAGCTTAAGATAGATCATAGGGATTACCTAAAGCTGTTGAGGGATTTAAGGAAGCTTCCCAAGGTTAAAAAGGTATTTATTCGTTCTGGATTAAGATATGATTATCTTATTCATGATAAGAATGATGAGTTTTTTAAAGAGCTATGTAAGCATCATATTAGTGGCCAGCTTAAGGTGGCACCAGAGCATATATCCTCTGGTGTATTAGAAAAGATGGGGAAACCCACAAAAGAAGTATATGATAGGTTTGTAAAAAAATACCATAAAATAAATGAAGATTTAGGGATGAAGCAATTTCTTATTCCATATCTTATGTCAAGTCACCCAGGCTCAACCCTAAAGGAAGCTGTTGAGCTGGCAGAATATCTTAGGGACTTAGGACATATGCCTGAACAGGTTCAGGATTTTTATCCAACCCCAGGAACATTATCTACATGCATGTATTATACAGAGTTAGACCCAAGAACCATGAAAAAAGTCTATGTACCTAAGTCGGCCCGTGAAAAGGCTATGCAAAGGGCTTTAATACAATATCGTAAGCCCCAAAACTATCAGTTGGTTTATGAAGCTTTGGTTAAAGCCGGGAGAACTGATTTAATCGGCTTCGGCAAAAACTGTTTAATAAGGCCAAGACAAGAGGTAGACCCATATAAGTCTAATCAATCAAAGGAAAATAGCAGAGGAACATATCAAGCAAAAAACAACAAAAGGCTAGATAAAAAAACAAAAACTAGGGGTAGAAAGAAGTAA
- a CDS encoding D-2-hydroxyacid dehydrogenase, whose amino-acid sequence MKIVVLDGYTLNSGDLSWEKLEKIGDVTVYDRTSYDLKEQDKVVERVGDAEIVFTNKTPVTRYAIDKMPNLKYIGVLATGYNVVDIDAAKERGVVVTNIPTYGTTAVSQMTFALLLELCHHVGHHSEEVKKGAWTNNQDWCFWNYPLIELAGKNMGIIGFGRIGQAVAQIAEAFGMKVLAYDNYQNKELERDTLKYVELDELLSESDVISLHCPLFESNQGIINRNTIAKMKDKVMIINTSRGPLIVEEDLAEALNNGKVAGAAVDVVSTEPIENNNPLLTAKNCIITPHIAWAPHESRKRLMDIAVDNLEKFLLQNPINVVNL is encoded by the coding sequence ATGAAAATTGTTGTACTGGACGGATATACATTAAATTCTGGAGATTTAAGTTGGGAGAAGTTAGAAAAAATTGGTGATGTAACTGTTTATGATCGTACCTCCTATGACTTAAAGGAACAGGATAAGGTTGTTGAAAGAGTTGGAGATGCAGAAATTGTTTTTACAAATAAAACTCCAGTAACAAGATATGCTATAGACAAAATGCCTAACTTAAAATACATAGGTGTTCTAGCAACAGGGTATAATGTAGTAGATATAGATGCAGCAAAGGAAAGAGGTGTAGTGGTAACCAATATACCTACCTATGGCACAACAGCAGTTTCACAAATGACCTTTGCACTATTGTTGGAATTATGTCATCATGTAGGACATCATAGTGAAGAAGTTAAAAAAGGAGCATGGACCAATAACCAGGATTGGTGTTTTTGGAACTATCCACTAATTGAGCTGGCAGGAAAAAATATGGGAATTATAGGTTTTGGCAGAATAGGTCAAGCAGTGGCACAAATTGCTGAAGCTTTTGGCATGAAGGTTTTAGCTTATGATAATTATCAAAACAAAGAACTAGAGAGGGATACATTAAAGTATGTAGAGTTGGATGAACTGCTGTCTGAGTCAGATGTTATTAGTTTGCATTGTCCTTTATTTGAAAGCAACCAAGGTATCATTAATAGAAATACAATTGCAAAAATGAAGGATAAGGTGATGATTATAAACACTTCTAGGGGACCCTTGATTGTAGAAGAAGACTTAGCTGAAGCTTTAAACAATGGCAAGGTGGCGGGTGCAGCAGTAGATGTAGTATCAACAGAACCTATTGAAAATAACAATCCCTTACTGACAGCTAAAAATTGTATTATCACTCCCCATATTGCATGGGCCCCTCATGAATCCCGTAAACGTCTGATGGATATAGCTGTAGACAATTTAGAAAAGTTCTTATTACAAAACCCCATAAATGTTGTTAATCTGTAG
- a CDS encoding 4Fe-4S dicluster domain-containing protein, whose translation MKRVDERDTMFARVGYEKGTKAYEDYYRKNPDKKAIDDSIRTRPHLCSEGTMTYNALNSPMAGAAFDFLGDIKHLCEGPVNPEKVEGNTKIITKRIKGLAKKYGANLVGITELKDYHFYTHRGRHAEDYGQQVQLDHKYGIVFAVEMDKDMINRGPMIAEVIETSKCYVDAAIIGMILSYYIRSLGYEARNHMDANYLLMPVLVAKDAGLGEIGRNTILTTKEYGSRIRLGVVTTNLELEIDDPISFGLEDFCRLCKNCGLTCPSQSISNETEKETNGNLNWVIDQETCYIKWRYLGTDCGMCISSCPFSQEMESIKNIDTFEGNDALIADVLSEFRKKYGKRPFVPGNPDWLR comes from the coding sequence ATGAAAAGAGTTGATGAAAGAGATACAATGTTTGCTAGAGTAGGCTATGAAAAAGGAACTAAAGCCTATGAAGATTACTATAGGAAGAATCCAGATAAAAAAGCTATCGATGATAGTATAAGAACAAGACCCCATCTCTGTAGTGAAGGTACCATGACCTACAACGCCCTGAACTCTCCTATGGCCGGTGCCGCCTTTGACTTTTTAGGAGATATAAAACATTTATGTGAAGGTCCTGTTAATCCAGAAAAGGTTGAAGGTAATACAAAAATTATAACAAAACGGATAAAGGGTTTAGCTAAAAAATATGGAGCAAATCTAGTAGGAATAACAGAACTTAAAGATTATCATTTTTATACCCACAGAGGTAGACATGCAGAGGACTATGGCCAACAAGTCCAGCTAGATCATAAGTACGGTATCGTTTTTGCCGTTGAAATGGATAAGGATATGATCAATAGGGGCCCTATGATTGCAGAGGTCATAGAAACATCTAAATGCTATGTAGATGCAGCTATAATAGGTATGATCCTCAGTTATTACATACGAAGCCTAGGCTATGAAGCTAGAAATCATATGGATGCCAATTATCTACTGATGCCTGTTTTAGTAGCTAAAGATGCTGGTCTAGGTGAAATAGGTAGAAATACGATACTTACCACTAAGGAATATGGTTCTAGAATTAGACTTGGGGTAGTGACTACAAATTTAGAACTTGAAATTGATGACCCCATCTCCTTTGGTCTTGAGGATTTTTGTAGACTCTGTAAAAACTGTGGTCTTACATGTCCTTCTCAATCCATATCCAATGAAACAGAAAAAGAAACTAATGGAAACTTAAATTGGGTTATTGATCAAGAAACCTGCTATATTAAATGGAGGTATTTGGGTACTGATTGTGGTATGTGTATATCTAGCTGTCCCTTTAGCCAAGAAATGGAATCCATTAAAAATATAGATACTTTTGAAGGCAATGATGCCCTCATAGCAGATGTGCTTAGTGAGTTTAGAAAAAAATATGGTAAACGACCCTTCGTACCTGGAAATCCCGATTGGTTACGCTAA